One Kazachstania africana CBS 2517 chromosome 5, complete genome DNA window includes the following coding sequences:
- the NKP1 gene encoding Nkp1p (similar to Saccharomyces cerevisiae NKP1 (YDR383C); ancestral locus Anc_5.463), whose translation MIAPETENNLLYKEISQFVEAQANVATDSSQIVLDEIPYEVQKLVNDELKGKTRLNRTKMDILTNRAYHVELEWKLNQLNEIMKLVGDVPKYSIGNELSKSINDDNLISKGGVSLRSLMKDVYKLPELALRDDVNIDDHDYQLLEEYNNIRTSLIRNCSIIEIAEEQAAEIATDVERITSLLHSIEEKVGHANLIEYFQNYHDSLLDELNDLVFSLEDALKSGNLTGEKKEHIRAILSDLQGQEREVN comes from the coding sequence ATGATAGCCCCAGAAACAGAGAACAACCTTTTATATAAGGAAATATCTCAATTCGTTGAAGCACAAGCAAATGTTGCAACCGATTCCAGCCAGATAGTACTCGATGAAATACCGTACGAAGTACAAAAGTTAGTTAACGACGAACTTAAAGGGAAAACCAGATTAAATAGGACTAAAATGGATATTCTAACAAATCGGGCATACCATGTAGAATTGGAATGGAAATTAAAccaattgaatgaaattatgAAGCTGGTTGGCGATGTACCCAAGTATTCTATTGGGAACGAGCTATCTAAATCAATCAATGACGATAATTTAATTAGTAAAGGTGGCGTTTCTTTACGTAGTTTGATGAAAGATGTGTATAAGTTACCAGAATTGGCTCTGAGGGATGATGTTAATATTGATGACCACGATTATCAATTGTTAGAAGAATACAACAATATAAGAACTTCATTAATTCGGAATTGTTCCATCATCGAAATTGCTGAAGAACAGGCTGCGGAGATCGCCACAGATGTTGAAAGGATTACCTCACTACTACATAGCATTGAGGAGAAGGTAGGTCATGCCAATTTGATAGAATATTTTCAGAATTATCATGACAGTTTACTTGAcgaattgaatgatttagTTTTCTCATTAGAAGATGCCTTAAAATCTGGCAACTTGACtggagaaaagaaagaacatATACGGGCCATACTCTCAGATTTACAAGGCCAAGAAAGAGaagtaaattga
- the RPP2B gene encoding ribosomal protein P2 (similar to Saccharomyces cerevisiae RPP2B (YDR382W); ancestral locus Anc_5.462), translating into MKYLAAYLLLVQGGNATPSAADIKSIIESIGAEADEARVNELLSSLEGKGSLDEIIAEGSKKFASVPAGGAAVAASGASAGAVGEAAAEEKEEEAEEESDADMGFGLFD; encoded by the coding sequence ATGAAGTACTTAGCCgcttatttattattagtcCAAGGTGGTAACGCTACCCCATCTGCTGCTGACATCAAATCTATCATCGAATCTATCGGTGCTGAAGCTGATGAAGCCAGAGTCAACGAATTATTATCTTCCTTAGAAGGTAAGGGTTCCTTAGATGAAATCATTGCTGAAGGTTCCAAGAAGTTCGCTTCCGTCCCAGCTGGTGGTGCTGCCGTCGCTGCTTCTGGTGCTTCTGCTGGCGCTGTCGGTGAAGCTGCCgctgaagaaaaggaagaagaagcagaagaagaatccGATGCTGACATGGGTTTCGGTTTATTCGATTAA
- the ATO3 gene encoding putative ammonium permease ATO3 (similar to Saccharomyces cerevisiae ATO3 (YDR384C); ancestral locus Anc_5.464) yields MSSSSSSSTVEKSKFETTIIQEVSSHGDLITLGPHTYRREELLNVLESQQKPVYTPSTQRKLANPVPLGLASFSLSCLVLSLVNANVRGVTNCKLLISLFMFFGGAIELFAGLLCFVTGDTYAMTVFSSFGGFWISWGCINTDQFHSISAYDSDPVMLANIEGFFLAGWTVFTFLMLMCTLKSTWGLFLLLTFLDLTFLLLTIGVFTGNNNVSMAGGYFGILASCCGWYSLYCAVVTPENSYLNLDAHVMPHFPTV; encoded by the coding sequence ATGTCCAGTTCGTCATCTTCCTCGActgttgaaaaatcaaaatttgagaCTACTATCATCCAAGAAGTCAGTTCACATGGCGATCTAATCACTTTAGGTCCTCACACTTACAGACGTGAAGAACTTTTGAATGTTTTAGAATCTCAACAAAAACCAGTTTATACTCCATCCactcaaagaaaattagcTAACCCAGTTCCATTAGGTTTAGCATCCTTCTCTTTATCATGTCTCGTTTTATCCTTGGTTAATGCTAACGTCCGTGGCGTCACCAACTGTAAATTATTAATCAGTTTGTTCATGTTCTTTGGTGGTGCTATCGAATTGTTCGCAGGTTTGCTATGTTTTGTCACTGGTGACACTTACGCCATGACTGTTTTCAGTTCTTTCGGTGGGTTCTGGATCAGTTGGGGTTGTATCAATACCGATCAATTCCACAGTATCTCCGCTTACGATAGCGATCCAGTCATGTTAGCCAACATTGAGGGTTTCTTCTTGGCAGGTTGGACTGTCTTCACATTCCTTATGTTAATGTGTACCTTGAAGAGCACATGGGGtctatttcttctattgACTTTCTTAGAtttaacttttcttttattgaCTATCGGTGTTTTCACTGGTAACAACAACGTCAGTATGGCTGGTGGTTACTTCGGTATTTTAGCATCATGCTGTGGTTGGTACTCACTTTATTGTGCCGTTGTCACCCCAGAAAATTCATACTTGAACTTAGATGCTCACGTCATGCCTCATTTCCCTACTGTTTAA